From the Hevea brasiliensis isolate MT/VB/25A 57/8 chromosome 15, ASM3005281v1, whole genome shotgun sequence genome, one window contains:
- the LOC110638269 gene encoding probable LRR receptor-like serine/threonine-protein kinase At1g53430 — MVLAKVVSFLILLLCLFGSGNSDGTLCDDVSGNSDGTLCDDEVTALNAVIYKLGLVPTPTVSTDYCALYSGRRAFSIYIECNCNGTTCHITQIRTDSIDLSGGGIHEMISKLKCLKSLDLGSNQLSGSIPATIGDLQYLETLNLYKNLLTGPIPPSLGKLSSLKELRLYRNMLSNEIPKQLSNLSKLETLRLEQNQLSGHIPPELGNLLSLKQLTLDENQLIGTLPPELGKLGYLVDFDVRSNYLTGELNQSFAGLQNLQFFKVAGNNLTGRIPNYIAKWTALIYLNLMGNQFEGELPREIFNMKSLQYLLVSDLSNTSFSFPKEAKLSSIYLLVLRNCSINGPIPEYIGNWLSLDHLDLSFNNLAGGIPESFKNLTLTKLFLNRNRLTEILPPWIFDTVYNFSESTLDLTYNNFSKIEKPKNLLQELNLVFSRNDIFAVRDCQGKKYNSLFINCGGPNLTVDGNEYDGDLSMTNFAKDPKGKWAYTCSGDFWSTTSNSSDYHKNMTCGVSENSLYRTGRLCPVALSYYAFCLQDDLYNVTLHFAETVYTKEEDYSIMGKRVFDVYIQGKRQRKDFDIKRWSGGPNQEQPEVFPYTNVEGNLLQIHLYWAGKGSLDNPPALNGPLLSAISVIPSNPPSPRKKLTPGQIAGITLGSVFTPLLLLAFLWRWLRNKELDEIIKINVQGKVVTVTLRQVINATGNFNPKARISDYDGRFGEAYKAELKDPQIILVVKRISSKFEKKPNVKMQKEILKQQKENLEQRKEKGISKQQKEEEILKQQKEEEILKRQKEETQKEIFNLTIYRHDNLVQLHHRSSKEGLHLLIYEYMEGSLHQSLFESETKPVWKDRLNICLGIAKGLKYLHEENKFKIVHGNVTSKNIMLGKNYTAKLSDFGLAVLYDDEPFLTLERRQDLVTMAPECAYKPIAIEADVYSFGHVMLELVSGKPSVQSRPNEDVFLMNTAGSLKKQGRILDLVDGDSPMTSDDKDEAKKIIELAMKCFNIVPENRPKMSEIVIELEEVKNCLKPIPESRSTMSKIVGELEETIPTEEETESIQESSSMVDS; from the exons ATGGTTCTTGCTAAGGTTGTTTCCTTCCTCATCCTTCTTCTTTGTCTGTTTGGATCTGGGAATTCGGATGGAACGTTGTGTGACGATGTATCTGGGAATTCGGATGGAACGTTGTGTGACGATGAAG TGACTGCCCTTAACGCGGTGATATATAAATTGGGATTGGTGCCGACACCAACCGTTTCAACCGATTATTGTGCGCTGTATTCTGGTCGCCGTGCTTTCAGTATTTACATTGAATGCAACTGTAACGGAACAACTTGTCACATCACACAAAT AAGGACGGACAGCATAGATTTGAGTGGTGGAGGTATCCATGAAATGATCTCTAAACTCAAGTGCCTGAAGTCGCT AGATCTTGGAAGCAATCAATTGTCTGGTTCCATACCAGCTACCATAGGAGACTTGCAATATCTAGAAACACT CAATTTGTACAAGAACTTACTCACAGGCCCAATACCTCCATCTTTAGGGAAATTGTCATCCCTCAAAGAGCT taGATTGTACAGGAACATGCTGTCAAATGAAATCCCTAAACAATTGAGCAACCTCTCTAAGCTGGAGACATT GAGATTGGAACAAAATCAGCTCAGCGGTCATATTCCACCGGAGCTTGGAAACTTATTAAGCCTTAAGCAACT AACATTGGATGAGAATCAACTGATCGGTACTCTTCCACCAGAACTTGGAAAGTTGGGATATCTTGTGGATTT TGATGTAAGGTCCAACTATCTAACTGGGGAATTGAACCAAAGTTTTGCAGGACTTCAGAATCTCCAATTTTT TAAAGTGGCTGGGAACAATTTGACTGGTCGAATACCCAACTATATAGCAAAATGGACTGCACTCATTTACTt GAATCTCATGGGAAATCAATTCGAAGGAGAGCTGCCTCGTGAAATTTTTAACATGAAAAGTCTTCAATATTT GTTGGTTAGTGACCTCAGCAACACCAGTTTCTCTTTCCCAAAAGAAGCAAAACTGTCATCCATATATCTTTT GGTATTGAGGAATTGCTCAATTAATGGTCCAATCCCAGAATATATTGGTAATTGGTTATCACTGGATCACCT TGACTTGAGCTTTAACAACTTAGCTGGTGGGATTCCTGAATCATTCAAGAATCTAACATTAACAAAATT GTTTCTGAACAGGAACAGGCTTACTGAAATACTTCCTCCCTGGATTTTCGATACCGTGTATAATTTTTCGGAAAGTACACT GGACTTGACGTATAacaatttttcaaagattgaaaAACCAAAAAATCTTCTGCAAGAGCTAAA TTTGGTTTTTTCTAGGAATGATATATTTGCAGTGAGAGATTGTCAGGGCAAAAAGT ACAATTCCCTGTTCATCAATTGTGGCGGTCCAAATTTAACAGTTGATGGGAATGAATACGACGGAGATCTTTCCATGACAAACTTTGCTAAAGATCCAAAAGGAAAGTGGGCGTATACATGTTCTGGCGATTTCTGGTCAACAACTAGCAATTCAAGTGATTACCATAAAAACATGACATGTGGAGTTTCTGAGAATTCTTTATACAGAACAGGTCGTCTTTGCCCTGTTGCTTTGTCATACTATGCGTTCTGTTTACAAGATGACCTGTACAATGTCACACTTCACTTTGCTGAAACTGTTTATACAAAGGAAGAAGATTATAGTATTATGGGAAAACGTGTTTTCGATGTGTATATTCAG GGGAAGAGACAGCGAAAGGATTTTGACATAAAGAGATGGAGTGGGGGTCCAAATCAAGAACAGCCTGAAGTGTTTCCTTATACAAATGTGGAAGGCAATTTATTGCAGATACATTTATATTGGGCTGGCAAAGGATCTCTGGACAACCCACCTGCTCTTAATGGCCCACTTTTGTCAGCCATTTCTGTGATTCCAAGTAACCCTCCCAGTCCCAGGAAGAAATTAACTCCTGGGCAAATAGCAGGGATTACACTGGGCTCTGTTTTCACGCCCTTGCTTCTATTGGCTTTCCTCTGGAGATGGCTGCGAAACAAGGAGTTGGACG aaataataaaaataaatgttcAAGGCAAAGTTGTCACCGTCACTCTCAGGCAGGTCATAAATGCTACTGGAAATTTTAACCCTAAGGCGAGGATTAGTGATTATGATGGACGTTTTGGAGAAGCATACAAG GCTGAGTTGAAAGATCCGCAAATTATATTAGTGGTGAAAAGAATCTCTTCAAAATTTGAGAAGAAACCAAATGTTAAAAtgcaaaaggaaattttgaaacaGCAAAAGGAAAATTTGGAACAGCGCAAGGAAAAAGGAATTTCGAAACAGCAAAAGGAAGAGGAAATTTTGAAACAGCAAAAGGAAGAGGAAATTTTGAAACGGCAAAAGGAAGAAACACAAAAGGAAATTTTCAACTTGACAATTTATAGGCATGACAATCTTGTTCAATTACATCATCGCAGCTCTAAAGAAGGCCTGCATCTGCTAATATATGAATACATGGAAGGCTCGCTTCATCAATCCTTGTTTG AATCTGAAACAAAACCAGTTTGGAAAGACAGATTAAATATCTGCCTGGGAATAGCAAAAGGTTTGAAGTATctacatgaagaaaataaattcaaaattgtCCACGGGAATGTAACATCCAAAAATATCATGCTTGGTAAAAATTATACAGCTAAATTATCAGATTTTGGGCTGGCTGTGCTTTATGATGATGAGCCATTCTTGACCCTGGAAAGAAGACAGGATCT AGTTACCATGGCACCTGAATGTGCATATAAGCCCATAGCCATCGAAGCTGATGTTTATAGTTTTGGGCATGTCATGCTTGAACTTGTCAGTGGAAAACCCAGTGTACAATCAAGACCAAATGAGGATGTATTTTTGATGAACACT GCTGGTTCTTTAAAGAAACAGGGGAGGATTTTGGATTTGGTGGATGGTGATTCGCCAATGACAAGTGATGATAAGGACGAAGCCAAGAAAATTATAGAGTTGGCCATGAAATGCTTTAACATCGTTCCTGAAAATAGGCCTAAAATGTCTGAAATTGTTATTGAGCTTGAAGAAGTCAAGAATTGCTTGAAACCCATCCCAGAAAGTAGGTCTACAATGTCTAAAATTGTTGGTGAACTTGAAGAAACCATTCCAACGGAGGAGGAGACAGAATCCATACAAGAAAGTAGTTCCATGGTTGATTCTTAA